Proteins from one Monodelphis domestica isolate mMonDom1 chromosome 6, mMonDom1.pri, whole genome shotgun sequence genomic window:
- the IDH3B gene encoding isocitrate dehydrogenase [NAD] subunit beta, mitochondrial isoform X2 yields the protein MAALTGIRVLSRALVVTPNLGTWRGLMTTAAVRATPRSAVDDVKVEGAFPVTMLPGDGVGPELMHAVKEVFKAASVPVEFQEHHLSEVQNMASEEKLEQVLSSMKENKVAIIGKIHTPMDTEYKGDLASYDMRLRRKLDLFANVVHVKSLPGYKTRHNNLDLVIIREQTEGEYSSLEHESARGVIECLKIVTRAKSQRIAKFAFDYATKKGRGKVTAVHKANIMKLGDGLFLQCCEEVAELYPKIKFETMIIDNCCMQLVQNPYQFDVLVMPNLYGNIIDNLAAGLVGGAGVVPGESYSAEYAVFETGARHPFAQAVGRNIANPTAMLLSSSNMLRHLKYVLGLCVCDRGTLREATWGRGCVRERDTPSLEGLHQLVLSFLLGQPGVSLQHDC from the exons GTAGATGATGTGAAGGTGGAAGGGGCATTCCCTGTCACTATGCTGCCTGGTGATGGTGTGGGACCTGAGCTCATGCATGCTGTCAAAGAAGTCTTCAAG GCAGCCAGTGTCCCTGTGGAGTTTCAGGAGCATCATCTGAGTGAGGTGCAGAACATGGCCTCAGAAGAGAAGCTAGAGCAAGTGCTGAGCTccatgaaagaaaacaaagttgCTATCATTG GAAAAATTCACACCCCAATGGACACAGAGTACAAAGGGGATTTGGCCTCTTATGACATGCGGCTCAG GCGTAAGCTGGACCTCTTTGCCAATGTCGTTCATGTCAAGAGCCTTCCAGGATACAAGACTCGACACAACAACCTGGACTTGGTGATCATCCGTGAGCAGACTGAAGGAGAATATAGCTCCCTGGAGCATGAG AGTGCCAGAGGTGTGATTGAATGTTTGAAGATTGTCACTCGTGCTAAGTCCCAGCGAATCGCCAAGTTTGCCTTTGACTATGCCACCAAGAAGGGCCGAGGGAAGGTCACAGCTGTGCACAAGGCCAACATTAT GAAACTAGGTGACGGGCTATTCTTGCAGTGCTGTGAGGAGGTGGCTGAGCTATACCCCAAGATCAAGTTTGAGACCATGATCATAGACAACTGTTGTATGCAG cTGGTGCAGAATCCATACCAGTTTGATGTGCTCGTGATGCCCAATCTCTATGGAAACATCATTGACAACCTAGCTGCAGGTTTGGTAGGGGGTGCAGGCGTGGTTCCTGGTGAAAGCTACAGTGCAGAATATGCTGTTTTTGAAACA GGCGCAAGGCATCCATTTGCCCAAGCTGTGGGTAGGAATATTGCCAACCCCACTGCCATGTTGCTATCTTCCAGCAATATGCTGAGGCACCTCAAGTATGTCCTgggactgtgtgtgtgtgacagagggACTCTGAGGGAGGCCACATGGGGCAGAGGTTGCGTGAGGGAGCGAGACACCCCTAGTTTGGAGGGGTTGCATCAGttagttctttcttttcttctgggaCAGCCTGGAGTATCACTCCAACATGATTGCTGA
- the IDH3B gene encoding isocitrate dehydrogenase [NAD] subunit beta, mitochondrial isoform X4, whose amino-acid sequence MAALTGIRVLSRALVVTPNLGTWRGLMTTAAVRATPRSAVDDVKVEGAFPVTMLPGDGVGPELMHAVKEVFKAASVPVEFQEHHLSEVQNMASEEKLEQVLSSMKENKVAIIGKIHTPMDTEYKGDLASYDMRLRRKLDLFANVVHVKSLPGYKTRHNNLDLVIIREQTEGEYSSLEHESARGVIECLKIVTRAKSQRIAKFAFDYATKKGRGKVTAVHKANIMKLGDGLFLQCCEEVAELYPKIKFETMIIDNCCMQLVQNPYQFDVLVMPNLYGNIIDNLAAGLVGGAGVVPGESYSAEYAVFETGARHPFAQAVGRNIANPTAMLLSSSNMLRHLNLEYHSNMIAEAVKKVIKMGKVRTPDMGGYATCRDLTQAIISSLSTPQAS is encoded by the exons GTAGATGATGTGAAGGTGGAAGGGGCATTCCCTGTCACTATGCTGCCTGGTGATGGTGTGGGACCTGAGCTCATGCATGCTGTCAAAGAAGTCTTCAAG GCAGCCAGTGTCCCTGTGGAGTTTCAGGAGCATCATCTGAGTGAGGTGCAGAACATGGCCTCAGAAGAGAAGCTAGAGCAAGTGCTGAGCTccatgaaagaaaacaaagttgCTATCATTG GAAAAATTCACACCCCAATGGACACAGAGTACAAAGGGGATTTGGCCTCTTATGACATGCGGCTCAG GCGTAAGCTGGACCTCTTTGCCAATGTCGTTCATGTCAAGAGCCTTCCAGGATACAAGACTCGACACAACAACCTGGACTTGGTGATCATCCGTGAGCAGACTGAAGGAGAATATAGCTCCCTGGAGCATGAG AGTGCCAGAGGTGTGATTGAATGTTTGAAGATTGTCACTCGTGCTAAGTCCCAGCGAATCGCCAAGTTTGCCTTTGACTATGCCACCAAGAAGGGCCGAGGGAAGGTCACAGCTGTGCACAAGGCCAACATTAT GAAACTAGGTGACGGGCTATTCTTGCAGTGCTGTGAGGAGGTGGCTGAGCTATACCCCAAGATCAAGTTTGAGACCATGATCATAGACAACTGTTGTATGCAG cTGGTGCAGAATCCATACCAGTTTGATGTGCTCGTGATGCCCAATCTCTATGGAAACATCATTGACAACCTAGCTGCAGGTTTGGTAGGGGGTGCAGGCGTGGTTCCTGGTGAAAGCTACAGTGCAGAATATGCTGTTTTTGAAACA GGCGCAAGGCATCCATTTGCCCAAGCTGTGGGTAGGAATATTGCCAACCCCACTGCCATGTTGCTATCTTCCAGCAATATGCTGAGGCACCTCAA CCTGGAGTATCACTCCAACATGATTGCTGAGGCTGTGAAGAAGGTGATAAAAATGGGCAAA GTACGCACCCCGGACATGGGTGGCTATGCCACCTGCCGGGATCTCACCCAGGCCATCATTAGTAGCCTGTCTACCCCACAAGCATCCTGA
- the IDH3B gene encoding isocitrate dehydrogenase [NAD] subunit beta, mitochondrial isoform X3, with translation MAALTGIRVLSRALVVTPNLGTWRGLMTTAAVRATPRSAVDDVKVEGAFPVTMLPGDGVGPELMHAVKEVFKAASVPVEFQEHHLSEVQNMASEEKLEQVLSSMKENKVAIIGKIHTPMDTEYKGDLASYDMRLRRKLDLFANVVHVKSLPGYKTRHNNLDLVIIREQTEGEYSSLEHESARGVIECLKIVTRAKSQRIAKFAFDYATKKGRGKVTAVHKANIMKLGDGLFLQCCEEVAELYPKIKFETMIIDNCCMQLVQNPYQFDVLVMPNLYGNIIDNLAAGLVGGAGVVPGESYSAEYAVFETGARHPFAQAVGRNIANPTAMLLSSSNMLRHLNLEYHSNMIAEAVKKVIKMGKVRTRDMGGYSTTSDFIKSVISHLHPPHGG, from the exons GTAGATGATGTGAAGGTGGAAGGGGCATTCCCTGTCACTATGCTGCCTGGTGATGGTGTGGGACCTGAGCTCATGCATGCTGTCAAAGAAGTCTTCAAG GCAGCCAGTGTCCCTGTGGAGTTTCAGGAGCATCATCTGAGTGAGGTGCAGAACATGGCCTCAGAAGAGAAGCTAGAGCAAGTGCTGAGCTccatgaaagaaaacaaagttgCTATCATTG GAAAAATTCACACCCCAATGGACACAGAGTACAAAGGGGATTTGGCCTCTTATGACATGCGGCTCAG GCGTAAGCTGGACCTCTTTGCCAATGTCGTTCATGTCAAGAGCCTTCCAGGATACAAGACTCGACACAACAACCTGGACTTGGTGATCATCCGTGAGCAGACTGAAGGAGAATATAGCTCCCTGGAGCATGAG AGTGCCAGAGGTGTGATTGAATGTTTGAAGATTGTCACTCGTGCTAAGTCCCAGCGAATCGCCAAGTTTGCCTTTGACTATGCCACCAAGAAGGGCCGAGGGAAGGTCACAGCTGTGCACAAGGCCAACATTAT GAAACTAGGTGACGGGCTATTCTTGCAGTGCTGTGAGGAGGTGGCTGAGCTATACCCCAAGATCAAGTTTGAGACCATGATCATAGACAACTGTTGTATGCAG cTGGTGCAGAATCCATACCAGTTTGATGTGCTCGTGATGCCCAATCTCTATGGAAACATCATTGACAACCTAGCTGCAGGTTTGGTAGGGGGTGCAGGCGTGGTTCCTGGTGAAAGCTACAGTGCAGAATATGCTGTTTTTGAAACA GGCGCAAGGCATCCATTTGCCCAAGCTGTGGGTAGGAATATTGCCAACCCCACTGCCATGTTGCTATCTTCCAGCAATATGCTGAGGCACCTCAA CCTGGAGTATCACTCCAACATGATTGCTGAGGCTGTGAAGAAGGTGATAAAAATGGGCAAA GTTCGGACTCGGGACATGGGCGGCTACAGCACCACGTCTGACTTCATCAAGTCTGTCATCAGCCACCTGCACCCCCCTCATGGGGGCTAG
- the IDH3B gene encoding isocitrate dehydrogenase [NAD] subunit beta, mitochondrial isoform X1, with product MAALTGIRVLSRALVVTPNLGTWRGLMTTAAVRATPRSAVDDVKVEGAFPVTMLPGDGVGPELMHAVKEVFKAASVPVEFQEHHLSEVQNMASEEKLEQVLSSMKENKVAIIGKIHTPMDTEYKGDLASYDMRLRRKLDLFANVVHVKSLPGYKTRHNNLDLVIIREQTEGEYSSLEHESARGVIECLKIVTRAKSQRIAKFAFDYATKKGRGKVTAVHKANIMKLGDGLFLQCCEEVAELYPKIKFETMIIDNCCMQLVQNPYQFDVLVMPNLYGNIIDNLAAGLVGGAGVVPGESYSAEYAVFETVSETLRAPFLNTDSLWGPLAPLHCSNFTLPPQGARHPFAQAVGRNIANPTAMLLSSSNMLRHLKYVLGLCVCDRGTLREATWGRGCVRERDTPSLEGLHQLVLSFLLGQPGVSLQHDC from the exons GTAGATGATGTGAAGGTGGAAGGGGCATTCCCTGTCACTATGCTGCCTGGTGATGGTGTGGGACCTGAGCTCATGCATGCTGTCAAAGAAGTCTTCAAG GCAGCCAGTGTCCCTGTGGAGTTTCAGGAGCATCATCTGAGTGAGGTGCAGAACATGGCCTCAGAAGAGAAGCTAGAGCAAGTGCTGAGCTccatgaaagaaaacaaagttgCTATCATTG GAAAAATTCACACCCCAATGGACACAGAGTACAAAGGGGATTTGGCCTCTTATGACATGCGGCTCAG GCGTAAGCTGGACCTCTTTGCCAATGTCGTTCATGTCAAGAGCCTTCCAGGATACAAGACTCGACACAACAACCTGGACTTGGTGATCATCCGTGAGCAGACTGAAGGAGAATATAGCTCCCTGGAGCATGAG AGTGCCAGAGGTGTGATTGAATGTTTGAAGATTGTCACTCGTGCTAAGTCCCAGCGAATCGCCAAGTTTGCCTTTGACTATGCCACCAAGAAGGGCCGAGGGAAGGTCACAGCTGTGCACAAGGCCAACATTAT GAAACTAGGTGACGGGCTATTCTTGCAGTGCTGTGAGGAGGTGGCTGAGCTATACCCCAAGATCAAGTTTGAGACCATGATCATAGACAACTGTTGTATGCAG cTGGTGCAGAATCCATACCAGTTTGATGTGCTCGTGATGCCCAATCTCTATGGAAACATCATTGACAACCTAGCTGCAGGTTTGGTAGGGGGTGCAGGCGTGGTTCCTGGTGAAAGCTACAGTGCAGAATATGCTGTTTTTGAAACAGTGAGTGAGACCTTAAGGGCACCTTTTCTTAATACTGACTCCCTCTGGGGTCCCCTGGCACCACTGCATTGTTCTAACTTTACTCTACCCCCACAGGGCGCAAGGCATCCATTTGCCCAAGCTGTGGGTAGGAATATTGCCAACCCCACTGCCATGTTGCTATCTTCCAGCAATATGCTGAGGCACCTCAAGTATGTCCTgggactgtgtgtgtgtgacagagggACTCTGAGGGAGGCCACATGGGGCAGAGGTTGCGTGAGGGAGCGAGACACCCCTAGTTTGGAGGGGTTGCATCAGttagttctttcttttcttctgggaCAGCCTGGAGTATCACTCCAACATGATTGCTGA